The Girardinichthys multiradiatus isolate DD_20200921_A chromosome Y, DD_fGirMul_XY1, whole genome shotgun sequence genome has a window encoding:
- the LOC124864774 gene encoding long-chain fatty acid transport protein 1-like, which produces MHNAASVSASLGSMGLLRLVGVSWPWSLAAGLGVYLGTRSWKYFYIAARTAKRDLNGLYVLLRVKLALWRYMRSRSNIPSIFTQTVKLHPNKPALIYEATGETWTFTQLDEICNAVAHWARGQGWVSGDVVALFLESRPLHVALWLGLAKVGVEAALINFSLRCDPLLHCIGVSGSQAIVFGAELADAMLEINSSISQSMVRFCTGDLSAERLAALDAQPLDPLLATAPRRPPSPCVPRKAMNDRLFYIYTSGTTGLPKAAIVVHSRYYRIAAFGYFAFRMHPDDVIYDCLPLYHLAGNIIGVGQCLIHGLTVVVKRKFSASRFWEDCIKYNCTVVQYIGEICRYLLSQPVRPSEKDHKVRLAVGNGLRPSVWEAFTERFRVGQIGEFYGATECNCSIANMDGKVGACGFNSRILPYVYPIRLVKVNEDTMELIRDSRGLCMPCSPGEPGLLVGRINQKDPLRRFDGYANQDATKKKIVHNVFRKNDSAYLSGDLLVMDELGYMYFRDRSGDTFRWRGENVSTTEVEGILSNVLDQTDVAVYGAAVPGVEGKAGMAAIADATGKFDCDSFLQKIQRLLPTYARPVFLRISPQVDTTGTFKIQKTRLQKEGYDPRLTTDQMYFLNGRAGRYERVDEELYNAIVEGRMSL; this is translated from the exons ATGCACAATGCAGCGAGTGTGTCAGCCTCTCTGGGGTCTATGGGACTGCTACGTCTGGTTGGGGTGTCCTGGCCCTGGAGTCTGGCAGCAGGCCTAGGGGTATATCTGGGCACCAGAAGCTGGAAATACTTCTACATTGCAGCACGCACTGCCAAGAGAGACCTCAA TGGCCTTTATGTGCTGCTGAGGGTGAAGCTGGCTTTGTGGCGTTACATGCGCAGTAGAAGCAATATTCCTTCCATTTTCACCCAGACAGTAAAACTCCACCCAAATAAACCAGCACTGATCTATGAAGCCACAGGGGAAACATGGACCTTCACCCAGCTGGACGAGATCTGTAATGCAGTAGCTCACTGGGCGAGAGGTCAAGGATGGGTGTCTGGGGATGTGGTGGCCCTCTTCTTGGAAAGCAGGCCATTACATGTGGCGCTGTGGCTCGGCTTGGCCAAAGTTGGGGTAGAAGCTGCGCTTATTAACTTCAGCCTCCGCTGTGATCCTCTTCTGCACTGCATTGGGGTATCAGGGTCACAGGCAATAGTGTTCGGAGCTGAGCTGGCTGATG CCATGTTGGAGATCAATTCATCCATCAGCCAGTCCATGGTACGCTTTTGTACAGGAGACCTCAGCGCAGAACGTCTGGCAGCTCTGGATGCTCAACCTCTGGACCCACTTTTAGCCACTGCACCGAGACGTCCACCCTCACCTTGTGTTCCCCGAAAAGCCATGAATG ACCGCCTGTTTTATATTTACACATCTGGAACCACAGGACTTCCCAAAGCTGCCATTGTGGTCCACAGTCG CTACTACAGAATTGCTGCCTTTGGGTACTTTGCCTTTCGCATGCATCCTGATGATGTTATCTATGACTGCCTGCCCCTGTATCACTTGGCAG GTAACATTATTGGAGTTGGTCAGTGTCTTATCCATGGTCTCACTGTGGTAGTGAAAAGGAAATTCTCTGCCAGCCGCTTCTGGGAAGACTGCATTAAGTACAACTGCACT gtGGTACAGTATATTGGGGAAATCTGCCGGTACCTCCTGTCTCAGCCGGTCCGACCATCTGAGAAGGACCACAAAGTTCGCTTGGCAGTGGGGAATGGATTGCGCCCTAGTGTGTGGGAAGCCTTCACAGAGCGATTTAGGGTTGGGCAGATTGGGGAGTTTTATGGAGCAACTGAGTGCAACTGCAGCATTGCCAACATGGATGGCAAG GTGGGAGCCTGTGGATTCAACAGTCGCATTTTACCCTATGTGTACCCCATCCGATTGGTGAAGGTAAATGAGGACACCATGGAACTTATTCGGGACAGCCGTGGTCTCTGCATGCCTTGCAGCCCTG GGGAACCAGGGCTTCTGGTAGGTCGTATAAACCAAAAGGACCCATTACGGCGCTTTGATGGCTATGCCAACCAGGATGCTACCAAGAAGAAGATTGTTCACAACGTCTTCAGGAAAAATGATTCTGCATATTTATCAG GAGATTTACTAGTGATGGATGAGCTGGGCTACATGTACTTCCGTGACCGCAGTGGGGACACCTTCCGATGGCGAGGGGAAAATGTCTCTACGACTGAGGTGGAGGGCATACTCAGCAACGTCCTGGATCAAACTGATGTGGCTGTGTATGGTGCAGCAGTGCCAG GTGTGGAAGGTAAAGCAGGTATGGCTGCCATTGCAGATGCTACAGGGAAGTTTGACTGCGACAGTTTCTTGCAGAAGATTCAGCGATTGCTTCCTACTTATGCCCGCCCAGTGTTCCTGCGAATCTCCCCACAGGTAGACACCACAG GTAcatttaaaatccaaaagaccAGGCTGCAGAAGGAGGGATATGACCCACGTCTCACAACTGACCAGATGTACTTTTTGAATGGTCGAGCAGGCCGTTATGAGCGAGTGGACGAGGAGCTTTACAACGCCATTGTCGAGGGGAGAATGTCTCTATGA
- the LOC124864713 gene encoding protein VAC14 homolog: MNTEKDFSPLTPNIVRALNDKLYEKRKVAALEIEKLVREFVAQNNSTQIRHVIQILASEFALSQHPHSRKGGLIGLAACSIALGKDSGLYLKELIEPVLTCFNDSDSRLRYYACEALYNIVKVARGAVLPHFNLLFDGLSKLAADPDPNVKSGSELLDRLLKDIVTESNTFDLVAFVPLLRERIYSNNQYARQFIISWIHVLESVPDIHLLDYLPEILDGLFQILGDNSKEIRRTCEVVLGEFLKEIKKTPSSVKFAEMANILVIHCQVADETKLTNDLIQLTAMTWMREFIQLAGRVVLPYSSGILTAVLPCLSYDDRKKNTKEAASACNHSLMKLVTLEDDEDIKEGRSGSTGSPSAGEGQPKMEGDSNDMLNASQESVGLSNISFFTPASSDRPQVTLDLDGIVQVLDRHLHDSSTGMMTRIAVLKWLYHLYIKTPRKMFRHTDSLFPILLKTLSDESDEVILKDLEVLAEIASSPAGQTDQASSCDIIENKLVLKVQEGPKPGQQSSTGPKTMDSSPSTPSMNSYFYKFMINLLKRFSMERKLLENRGAFIIRQLCLLLHAENIFHSMADILLKEEDLKFASTMVQTLNTILLTSAELFQLRNQLKDLHTQESCALFCCLYRSWCHNPVATVSLCFLTQNYKHAYDLIQKFGNLEVTVDFLMEVDKLVQLIESPIFTYLRLQLLDVENNPYLIKALYGLLMLLPQSQAFQLLSHRLKCVPNPELMRTVDESKYMDSKKQAVCKRSSHIQVDYNELLQHFDKVQSKHLEVRHQRSARASDHHDRKLM; the protein is encoded by the coding sequence ATGAACACGGAGAAGGACTTTTCACCGCTGACGCCCAACATTGTGAGGGCTCTGAATGATAAACTCTACGAGAAAAGGAAAGTCGCGGCTCTGGAAATAGAGAAGCTGGTGCGAGAGTTTGTGGCCCAGAACAACTCCACTCAAATCAGACATGTGATCCAGATTCTGGCATCGGAGTTTGCTCTCTCTCAACACCCGCACAGTCGCAAAGGGGGTCTGATCGGACTGGCAGCTTGCTCCATCGCCCTGGGGAAGGACTCAGGACTGTATCTGAAGGAGCTCATTGAGCCCGTACTCACATGTTTCAATGACTCAGACAGCCGCTTGCGCTACTATGCCTGTGAGGCCCTGTATAACATAGTGAAGGTGGCCAGGGGAGCAGTGCTGCCTCACTTCAATCTACTTTTTGATGGTCTCAGCAAGCTTGCAGCAGATCCTGACCCTAATGTGAAGAGTGGATCTGAACTCCTGGACCGGCTGCTGAAAGACATAGTAACAGAGAGCAACACCTTTGACCTGGTGGCATTTGTCCCCCTGTTGAGGGAGAGAATCTATTCGAATAATCAGTATGCCAGGCAATTTATCATTTCTTGGATCCATGTCCTGGAGTCTGTGCCAGATATCCACCTGTTAGACTATCTCCCTGAGATCCTAGATGGTCTCTTTCAGATCCTGGGTGATAACAGCAAGGAGATCCGCAGGACCTGTGAGGTGGTGCTTGGAGAGTTTCTAAAGGAGATTAAGAAGACCCCTTCGAGTGTGAAATTTGCTGAGATGGCCAACATTCTTGTTATTCACTGCCAAGTTGctgatgaaaccaaactcaCGAATGACCTGATCCAGCTGACAGCGATGACCTGGATGAGGGAGTTCATCCAGCTCGCGGGAAGGGTGGTGCTCCCTTATTCCTCGGGGATTCTCACTGCAGTGCTCCCATGCCTTTCCTATGATGACAGGAAGAAAAATACCAAAGAAGCAGCCAGTGCCTGTAATCACAGTCTGATGAAACTGGTAACTCTTGAAGATGATGAAGATATTAAGGAAGGAAGAAGCGGAAGCACGGGATCACCTTCTGCAGGAGAAGGCCAGCCCAAAATGGAAGGAGACAGCAACGATATGCTGAATGCATCCCAAGAATCTGTCGGTTTGAGCAATATCAGTTTCTTTACGCCAGCAAGTTCTGATAGGCCTCAGGTAACTCTGGACCTCGATGGCATTGTTCAGGTGTTGGACCGCCACCTCCATGACTCCTCCACTGGCATGATGACCCGCATAGCTGTCCTCAAATGGCTTTATCACCTATACATTAAGACACCACGCAAAATGTTTCGCCACACAGACAGCCTTTTCCCTATTCTGCTTAAAACACTCTCTGATGAGTCTGATGAAGTCATCCTAAAAGATCTTGAAGTTTTGGCTGAGATAGCATCATCTCCTGCTGGCCAAACAGACCAGGCCTCCTCCTGTGACATCATTGAGAACAAACTGGTGCTCAAGGTGCAAGAGGGTCCCAAACCCGGACAGCAGTCCAGCACAGGCCCCAAAACAATGGATTCCTCCCCCTCCACTCCGAGTATGAACTCATATTTTTACAAGTTCATGATCAATTTGCTGAAGCGTTTCAGTATGGAGAGGAAGCTTCTGGAGAACAGAGGAGCTTTCATCATCAGACAGCTTTGTCTATTGCTTCATGCAGAGAACATCTTCCACTCTATGGCTGACATCTTGCTAAAAGAGGAGGACCTTAAATTTGCCTCCACCATGGTTCAGACCCTCAACACCATTCTGCTCACCTCTGCTGAGCTTTTCCAGTTACGCAACCAGCTAAAAGACCTgcacacccaggaaagctgtgCTTTGTTTTGCTGCCTGTATCGTTCCTGGTGCCACAACCCTGTGGCCACCGTGTCACTTTGTTTCCTCACACAGAACTACAAGCATGCGTACGATCTCATCCAGAAGTTCGGAAATCTGGAAGTGACAGTAGACTTCTTGATGGAGGTTGACAAGCTGGTGCAGCTCATTGAAAGCCCAATTTTTACCTATCTGCGCCTGCAGCTCCTAGATGTGGAGAACAACCCATACCTGATTAAGGCATTGTATGGACTGCTGATGCTGCTGCCTCAGAGTCAGGCATTCCAGCTGCTCTCCCATCGGTTGAAGTGTGTTCCCAACCCAGAGCTTATGAGAACTGTGGATGAATCCAAGTATATGGACTCTAAAAAGCAAGCAGTCTGCAAGCGCTCCTCTCACATTCAGGTGGATTACAACgagctgctgcagcattttgacaAAGTGCAGAGTAAACACCTGGAGGTCCGACACCAGCGCTCTGCACGTGCATCGGATCACCACGACAGGAAGTTGATGTGA
- the LOC124864715 gene encoding zinc finger protein 160-like isoform X2, with amino-acid sequence MARRLSIHSQLSSIIETMAKSTFSQVCKLVDQDTAELRSELSRLLFANSALAEKVNSLECELTYVRGDTPKKSRSYCSVETCPPTIEGIFGKDWCINLWKDRDPSKLQRCIYSPGSPDKPTATLLEQVTVDEIKEEELMSNAAINSDEKTICNEGHKESMAEESDEQSADYSVDVSTCSFPLDQDGHQGVSSGGTEETTLQLMRINNTTEDIFSTHIFPIEVEDNEEDDDVQFVQASLIEAASSPAVGPSHDEQQTLPTNINENCPNLGKDGLNTLNVVSLETTRAPENNTFTYQICNRTFFHKGTLTHHMKSHKTNFCSICKQHFPQRKKLNSHSCVPPVAHQRMSKSCELCGKTFANQSALRIHYVVHTGEKPYRCSFCGKRFTQKGNLKCHLRIHTGERPFLCEMWEDLHTESEPQSSFIGTLKS; translated from the exons ATGGCGAGGCGCCTCTCTATTCACTCCCAACTCTCCTCCATCATAGAGACCATGGCCAAGTCTACATTTAGCCAGGTCTGCAAGCTGGTGGACCAGGACACAGCCGAGCTGCGATCGGAGCTGTCCCGGCTTCTGTTTGCCAATTCAGCCCTGGCAGAGAAAGTGAACAGTCTGGAGTGTGAACTGACATATGTGAGAGGAGACACCCCCAAGAAAAGTAGAAGTTATTGCAGCGTAG agACCTGCCCTCCCACTATAGAGGGGATATTTGGAAAAGACTGGTGTATAAATCTGTGGAAGGACAGAGACCCAAGCAAACTCCAGAGATGCATATACTCACCAGGGTCTCCTGATAAG CCTACTGCAACCCTGTTGGAGCAAGTCACAGTTGACGAGATCAAAGAAGAGGAGTTGATGTCAAACGCTGCCATTAACTCCGATGAGAAAACAATATGCaatgaag GACATAAAGAAAGCATGGCTGAGGAATCAGATGAGCAGTCAGCGGATTACTCGGTCGATGTCAGTACTTGCAGCTTCCCACTTGATCAGGATGGACACCAGGGTGTGTCTTCAGGAGGTACAGAAGAAACAACTCTGCAGTTGATGCGTATCAATAATACAACAGAAGACATCTTTAGCACCCATATCTTTCCAATTGAAGTGGAGGACAATGAGGAGGATGATGATGTTCAGTTTGTCCAAGCAAGCCTAATCGAGGCAGCGTCGAGCCCTGCGGTTGGGCCCAGTCATGACGAACAGCAGACATTACCAACAAATATCAATGAGAACTGCCCCAATCTGGGTAAAGATGGCCTTAATACCTTGAATGTGGTCAGTTTAGAAACCACCAGAGCTCcagaaaacaacacatttacaTATCAAATATGCAACAGGACGTTCTTTCACAAAGGCACGCTGACACACCACATGAAGTCACACAAGACAAACTTCTGCAGCATCTGTAAGCAACATTTCCCTCAAAGGAAGAAGTTAAACTCCCACAGCTGTGTGCCTCCTGTTGCTCATCAGAGAATGAGCAAGTCGTGCGAGTTATGCGGCAAGACCTTTGCCAACCAATCAGCTCTAAGGATTCACTATGTTGTCCATACAGGTGAGAAACCCTACAGGTGCAGCTTTTGCGGCAAAAGGTTCACCCAAAAAGGCAACTTAAAATGTCATCTACGCATCCATACCGGTGAGAGACCTTTCCTGTGTGAAATGTGGGAAGACCTTCACACAGAAAGTGAACCTCAATCATCATTTATTGGCACACTTAAATCGTGA
- the LOC124864715 gene encoding zinc finger protein 160-like isoform X1 has product MARRLSIHSQLSSIIETMAKSTFSQVCKLVDQDTAELRSELSRLLFANSALAEKVNSLECELTYVRGDTPKKSRSYCSVGVQTVSCRDEEHRDETCPPTIEGIFGKDWCINLWKDRDPSKLQRCIYSPGSPDKPTATLLEQVTVDEIKEEELMSNAAINSDEKTICNEGHKESMAEESDEQSADYSVDVSTCSFPLDQDGHQGVSSGGTEETTLQLMRINNTTEDIFSTHIFPIEVEDNEEDDDVQFVQASLIEAASSPAVGPSHDEQQTLPTNINENCPNLGKDGLNTLNVVSLETTRAPENNTFTYQICNRTFFHKGTLTHHMKSHKTNFCSICKQHFPQRKKLNSHSCVPPVAHQRMSKSCELCGKTFANQSALRIHYVVHTGEKPYRCSFCGKRFTQKGNLKCHLRIHTGERPFLCEMWEDLHTESEPQSSFIGTLKS; this is encoded by the exons ATGGCGAGGCGCCTCTCTATTCACTCCCAACTCTCCTCCATCATAGAGACCATGGCCAAGTCTACATTTAGCCAGGTCTGCAAGCTGGTGGACCAGGACACAGCCGAGCTGCGATCGGAGCTGTCCCGGCTTCTGTTTGCCAATTCAGCCCTGGCAGAGAAAGTGAACAGTCTGGAGTGTGAACTGACATATGTGAGAGGAGACACCCCCAAGAAAAGTAGAAGTTATTGCAGCGTAGGTGTGCAAACTGTCTCCTGCAGAGACGAGGAACATCGTGATG agACCTGCCCTCCCACTATAGAGGGGATATTTGGAAAAGACTGGTGTATAAATCTGTGGAAGGACAGAGACCCAAGCAAACTCCAGAGATGCATATACTCACCAGGGTCTCCTGATAAG CCTACTGCAACCCTGTTGGAGCAAGTCACAGTTGACGAGATCAAAGAAGAGGAGTTGATGTCAAACGCTGCCATTAACTCCGATGAGAAAACAATATGCaatgaag GACATAAAGAAAGCATGGCTGAGGAATCAGATGAGCAGTCAGCGGATTACTCGGTCGATGTCAGTACTTGCAGCTTCCCACTTGATCAGGATGGACACCAGGGTGTGTCTTCAGGAGGTACAGAAGAAACAACTCTGCAGTTGATGCGTATCAATAATACAACAGAAGACATCTTTAGCACCCATATCTTTCCAATTGAAGTGGAGGACAATGAGGAGGATGATGATGTTCAGTTTGTCCAAGCAAGCCTAATCGAGGCAGCGTCGAGCCCTGCGGTTGGGCCCAGTCATGACGAACAGCAGACATTACCAACAAATATCAATGAGAACTGCCCCAATCTGGGTAAAGATGGCCTTAATACCTTGAATGTGGTCAGTTTAGAAACCACCAGAGCTCcagaaaacaacacatttacaTATCAAATATGCAACAGGACGTTCTTTCACAAAGGCACGCTGACACACCACATGAAGTCACACAAGACAAACTTCTGCAGCATCTGTAAGCAACATTTCCCTCAAAGGAAGAAGTTAAACTCCCACAGCTGTGTGCCTCCTGTTGCTCATCAGAGAATGAGCAAGTCGTGCGAGTTATGCGGCAAGACCTTTGCCAACCAATCAGCTCTAAGGATTCACTATGTTGTCCATACAGGTGAGAAACCCTACAGGTGCAGCTTTTGCGGCAAAAGGTTCACCCAAAAAGGCAACTTAAAATGTCATCTACGCATCCATACCGGTGAGAGACCTTTCCTGTGTGAAATGTGGGAAGACCTTCACACAGAAAGTGAACCTCAATCATCATTTATTGGCACACTTAAATCGTGA